TTCGGGGCCATGGCAGGAGTCGGGAAGACCTACTCCATGCTTGAAGCGGCAAGGGTCCTGAAAAAGGAAGGCATCGACGTTGTCATAGGTTATATAGAGACGCACGGCCGCGCTGAGACCGACGCCCTAATAGGGGACCTCGAAATACTGCCCAGGAAGGAATTTCCGTATAAGAACATAGGCTTGAGCGAGTTTGATATCGATGCGGCCTTAAAAAGGCATCCCTCCACAATATTAGTCGATGAATTGGCTCACTCCAATGCTCCCGGTTCCCGCCATCTGAAGCGCTGGCAGGATGTAGAGGAATTACTGGACGCGGGCATAAATGTTTATACGACCTTGAACGTACAGCACTGCGATAGCACAAGCGATGTAGTGGCCCAGGTTACAGGTGTGACAGTGCGTGAGACGGTTCCCGATACATTCGTAGAGCGCGCCGACGATATAGAATTAGTGGATCTCTCGCCCGAAGATCTGCTTAAGCGCCTCAAAGAAGGAAAGGTTTATTTCGGCGAACAGGCTCAGCGGGCGATCCAGAATTTTTTCCAGATAGGAAATCTTATCGCGCTTCGCCAATTGGCCCTCCAATATACTTCCAGGACCGTGGACGCGAAGATGCGGTCCTATAAAAAATCCTATTCGATAACAAAGGTTTGGAACGTCAGGGACAGGATTCTGGTATGTATAAGCGCCAGTCCCCGGGCCGTGCGCCTGATACGGGCCGGCAAACGCATCGCTTCATCGCTCGGCGTTGAATGGATCGTCGCGTATGTTGAAGCGATTTCGCATGTACCTAATCAAAAAGGCAGGACCGACATAGCCGAAATGATGCGCTTAGCCGAAAAATTAGGAGCTGAAACGATTACGCTTGTCGGCCTGAATGTCGCGGAAACCCTTATCGAGTATGCCCGCTCCAGGGATATCACAAAAATTATTATCGGGAAGCCCGGGAAGCCTAAATGGCATGAATTCATCTTCGGATCGGTCATAAACGAACTTGCGCGAAAATGCGGTGAGATAGATTTATATCTTATGAGCGGAGAGACGCAGGAGCTTTCCGCTAAATATGAAACACCCGCCTTGAAACCATTCCCCTGGAAAGGCCTACTATGGACTATGGTCACGGTCGCTATCTGCACTGTGATAGACAGGCTTTTATTTCACCATCTGAACCTTGTAAACTTGACAATGGTTTATCTCTTAGGGGTCACATGGGTCGCTTTCAGGTATGGCCGCAGGATGTCGATTATAGCCTCAATTCTTAGCGTATTATTTTTTGATTTCTTTTTCGTTCCGCCTTATTTTACATTCGCGGTGATCGAAGCCGAATATTCTATAACGTTCATAGTGATGTTGTCGGTAGGTTTTATAATAGGGGGCTTGACCGGGCGTCTCAAGCAACAGACCACAGCTATGCGCCTGCGGGAAAACAGGACCCAGGCCCTGTATTATTTAAACAGGGATCTGGCTAAGACTTCTAATTTAGACGAGATATTTCAAATAGCGGTCCATTACGTTCAGGAGTTTTTTAAATGTCCCGTTGTTATTTTTACTCCCAGTAAGGGTAAAGGCGTTACGGTCCGTTTCGGCGATACCGGCGTATTGCCGTTAAGCCCAAACGAAGAAGCCGTTGCGCAGTGGGTGTATACGCATAAGAAACTGGCCGGTAAGGATACGGATACCCTCCCCGGATCGAGAGGCATCTATTTACCGTTAACCGGCTCCGAGAAGACCGTAGGTGTTATAGGCCTGTTCCCTAAAGAAGAAAAACAGTTAACCGACCCGGATCAACTGCACACACTTGAGATGTTTGTGAATCAGACGGCATTAGCGGTAGAAGGCGCTCAGCTCGCCGCCGCGGCAGTTAAAACTGAGACGGAGATAGAAAGCGAACGTTTGCGAAACTTGCTTCTGAGCACATTCTCCCTGGACCTCCCGGCACCGCTAAAGACCATTTCCGCAGCCGCCGCAGAATTGTTGAAATCCGAAAATATTAATGATAAATCAAAACGTGACGAGTTGATACAGAAGATCCGCGATGAAGCAAGGCGCCTGAGAGACCTTTCCGCGGAGATGACAAAGATAATCAGGTCGGAAAAGTAATTCGTTACCGGCAAATTTGAAATATCTTTCCTTTCAAGGGGCGTTCCCCGCCGCCTTGCTTTTATACTAAAATTATGATATATTAATCAAGCTAAAATGCCAGATAAGACTATCGTTACCAATAGGCAAGCGAGGTTTAACTATATCATCCTGGAAAGCCTTGAGGCCGGTATAGCCTTGACGGGCACAGAAGTTAAATCGATAAGGAGCGGCAACGTAAGCCTTAACGAGAGCTTTGCCAGAGTTGACGGCAGCGAGATCTTTATTTATAACATGCGCATCGCCCCCTACGAGTTCGGCAATATAAATAATCCGGACTCGATGAGGCCCCGGAAATTACTTCTTCACAGAGCGCAGATCCGAAAATTCATCGCCGAGACCGCTACAAAACATCTGGCTATTATTCCGCTGAAATTATATTTTAAGAATGGTTTGGCAAAAGTAGAGATTGCCTTGGCCAAGGGCAAGAAACTCTATGATAAGCGCGAATCGATCAAGAAGCGCGATTCCGACCGCGAGATCAAGCGCAGATATAGTCATTAGCTATTTACAAAATTTTAGGGGGTGAAGGGCTTCGACCCATATAAGCAAGGCAAAGGTTGCATGTAGAGGTTGCTAGGAGGCCTCTTAAAACACCTGGCAAATCAACAAATGCTGACAACTTCAATGTGCCAGCAACGGTTGACCAGCTTCTGGCTACCATGCAAGTGGTACCGGGGCCGGTTCTACCGGTAGCGTTAGCCCTATAAGCTAACCCGTCAACCGGCATGTGCCTGTGAGGCCGGATTGGCGACGATAACAGGATAGTCCTTGCCGTTTAGCCTTTAGCGGCTCGGATGAAGCTTCTAAAGGATACTCTGCCGCAATTCCGCCCGTTGAAGCGCGGACAGGGGAAATCAAAGATCGGGACAAACATGTAGGAGCTTTTGTTTTGATATTTGGGGACGCGGGTTCGACTCCCGCCACCTCCACCAATGACGATTTGGCCTCCGCCAAAAAGTGTGGAACTGCTTTTTGGCTTCAGCCTGCCAGAGTAAGATAATAGCAGGGCTAGCGCCCAAATCGTTTTAAGGAAAACCTAAATCGGTTTTCCTTAATATTCCTTTCCCTTATGTGGAAGTAAGACAGGATATCAATGAAATTTATAAACAAAGTGCTTGCTGTGGTATTTGTTACGATCTTTCTTGCCGGATGCGCGGCCCAGGCGCCCTATTTTAAGCTCGATCCGAGCCTGCAGAGCAGTATCCGGATCATCGACGGATATAAGTATCTCCCGCTGACGAGAATTTGCGACACATATAAGGTTAGCTGCAGTTGGGATACTTTTGCAAAAACGGCTTCTCTCAAGGCAGGATCCAATAACATAGTCTTGAGATCCGAGAGCCGTATAATTCTCATTAATGGCAAGGAGAGCAAGCTTGACAGGCCTGTGGTGGTCACAGACGGAACCGTCTTTGTGCCAGTCTCATTTGCCAGAAAGACCATAGCGCCTCTCTCCGCCGCCGAAACCGCGGCGCCGCAGAAGGTACCTGTTATTGAGGCCGAGAAAGCGTTTACGATCAGGACAATAGCTCTCGATACGGGCCATGGAGGAAAAGACGCTGGCGCGATCGGCCGGGGCAGGGGCACAAAAGAGAAAGACGTAGCGCTTACTCTTTCGAAGAAAGTAAGGAACCTTCTCGAAAACGCGGGCATAAAGGTCGTGATGATCCGCGATAATGATACGTTCGTCGCGCTCCCGAAAAGAAGCGTGATAGCCAACGACAGCGGCGCGGACATTTTCGTGAGCATTCACATAAATGCGTCGTTCTCAAAGCTTGCGCGGGGATTTGAATGTTACTATCTTTCAAGCGCCACAGACGATAACGCCAGGGCCCTGGAAGCTTTTGAGGACTCATCATTGAAACTGAGCGACGATGCCGATGCCGAACATTCCCGCCGGCTCGATAAGACGCTGTGGGACATGACGCTTACGGAGAATAGAAAGGAATCGGAAGAGCTCGCCGGCTTTATATGCAAATCTGTCGATGAGGAACAATTGATAAAGAATAACGGAGTTAAATCGGCCAGATTTTACGTATTAAAGCATACGCATATACCGTCAGTATTGGTCGAGAGCGGTTACATATCGAACAGGATCGAAGAGATGAAATTAAGGGATCAGGGTTTTCTGGATAAGATGGCCGAGGCCATCGTCCGGGGGATATTGAGATATAAGAAACGCTATGAATCTACGGAAGGGTTTACCAATGTCTGACAGGCGGCCGATAGGTATATTCGATTCAGGTGTGGGCGGGCTTACGGTCGCGCAGCAGATACAGAATATGCTTCCGGAAGAGGATATAGTATATTTCGGAGATACCGCCCGCGTTCCTTACGGCACTAAATCTAAAGAAACCGTAACGAAATTTTCGGTCGAGAATGTCGAATTTCTTATGGAGAAAGATGTGAAGCTGGTAGTGGTGGCATGCAATACCGCCTCGTCGCTCAGCCTCGATTTTATTAAGAGATGTTTCCGCGTGCCTATAGTGGGCGTTATAGAGCCGGGCGCGAAAGGCGCGGTGCGTTCTACGAGAAATAAACATATCGGCGTGATAGGGACTAATGCCACAATATCTTCCGGCGCGTATGAGAAAGCGATAAGGAAGATCGACCCCAGGATTTCGGTGGCATCGCGCAGCTGCCCGTTATTCGTTCCGCTCGTAGAGGAAGGTTGGCTGAAGGAGCCTGTTACGCGCGACATTGCTTCGATATATCTGGCCCCGCTAAGGGCATCGAAGATAGATACGTTGATAATGGGATGCACTCATTACCCGCTTTTATTTAAGGTAATTCAGGATATCATGGGCCATAAAGTAGTTCTGATAGATTCGGCCAAAGAGGTGGCTAAAGAGGCGAAGGTGATATTAGATTCGACGGGCCTCTTGAACTCATCCGGCAGAAAGGGCAAATATAACTTCTTTGTCAGTGATGAGCCTTCCAGGTTTGTCGCGGTGGCCGAAAGATTTTTGAAGAAAAAGATATCCTGTGTCAAGAGGGCGGTGTAATCGGTTACTAAGTTGGAGAGAAGAAGATGTACGAGATAAAGGTGAAGGCGAATTTCAGTTCCGCGCATAACTTACGTAACTACCGGGGTAAATGCGAACATCTGCACGGGCATAACTGGAACGTCGAAGCGATATTCGCGTATGGAAAACTTGACAAGGACGGGATGGCGATGGATTTTAAAGACGCGAAGGCTGTCTTGAAGCGCGCCATAGAGGATATGGATCATTCGTATCTGAACGAACTCGAAAGCTTCAAAACCATGAATCCCACATCGGAAAATATCGCGAAATTGATATATGGCAGGATCAAGAAAGCGTCAGCCGGGATCAAGTCCATATCCGTGTGGGAAAACGGTAATTCCTGCGCCACTTATACGGAAGGCCCGAAGAGCCGATGAAGAAGGCAGTGATCCTTCTCTCCGGCGGACTCGACTCCGCCGTTACGATGTATGTTGCCCGCAACAAGGGCTACGAATGTTACGCGTTAATATTCGATTACGGCCAAAGACATAAGAAGGAGCTTGCGTCCGCGAGAAAACTGGCCCGAAAGTGCGGCGCTCATTTAAAATCGGTTACGCTTACCCTGCCGTGGAAGGGCTCAAGTCTCGTAGATAAAGAAGCGCCGCTTCCGTTAGGCCGGAGCGCTAAGGATATAACCGGATCCGGCGTCCCGTCGACGTATGTGCCCGCGAGAAACACCATCTTTTTAAGTATTGCGGCCTCATATGCCGAAACCATAGGTGCCTCAGCGATATTTATCGGCGCGCACACCGAGGATTCGAGCGGTTATCCCGATTGCAGGCTGGGTTACCTGAGGGCCTTCGATAAGGTAATCGCCTTAGGCACGAAGCGCGGGCTTGAGAGTAAATTACGCCTGGAATTTCCGTTAATAAAAAAAGACAAGTCCGGGATAATAAAGCTCGCTCGCTCGCTTGGCGCACCTCTTCAGTATACATGGTCATGTTATCAGGGCCGAAGAGCCCCTTGCGGTAAATGTGATTCGTGTGTTTTGAGGGCAAAAGGTTTTAAAGAAGCGGGACTGAAGGATCCGTTATATGAGTAAAGAGAGCGCGGAAATAACAGAGATATTTTCATCGATACAGGGCGAGGGAATATTCGCGGGCGCAAAACAGATATTCGTGCGCTTCAAAGCCTGTAATCTGGCATGCAGTTTTTGTGATGAGCCGAGAGATGCGGCCGGTGAAATATATACACCGGCGTCTCTGATGAACGAGATTCGGCTATTAACCGAAAAGAAGGGCCCGCATCATTCCGTCTCTCTCACTGGAGGAGAGCCGCTCTGTTACACGGATTTTTTGAGCTCTTTCCTGCCGTTATTGAGCAAATCGGGCAGAAAGTCCTATCTCGAGACCAATGGGACGCTGCCAGGTGAGCTTGCGCGCGTGATAGATCTTATAGACATAGTAGCTATGGATTTCAAGCTGCCCTCTTCGACGGGAGAAAGGGCTTTCTGGGGCGAGCACCTCGAATTTTTAAAGATAGCTTCAAAGAAAAAAGTTTTCGTAAAAGCGATAGTGACGCCGGAGACAACGGCGGAAGATATAAGGCAGGCGGTTTCTATAATTAAGAACCTGAATAAACATGTGCCTTTTATTTTGCAGCCTGCCACACCGGTAAAGAAATCCGACAAGGAAGTCGATACCGGGACCCTTCTGGAATTTATGGAGATAGGGATCGATAATGATCTGGAGCAGATAAGGGTAATGCCTCAGGTTCATAAGATAATGGGAATTAAATAACGGGGAGAATATGAAGAGATCTTTATATGAAGGGCTGCAGGGGGAGATACGGAAATTAAAGACGCCGCGCGTAGATACCTGGAAGAACCAGTATCCGGACAGGGACTATACCATACAGATCGATATTCCTGAGTTTACCTGTATCTGTCCGAAGACGGGCCTGCCCGACTTTGCCATGATAATCATTAAGTATGTACCGGATAAGGAGTGCATCGAGCTGAAGTCGCTTAAATATTACACGCTCTTTTATCGGGATGTAGGCATATTCAATGAGCATGTCGTGAATAAGATGCTCGACGATTTCGTGAAGAGCTGCAAGCCGAGATGGATGGAGATATTCGGAGAATTCAATGCCCGCGGCGGCATTAAGACTACAGTGACGGCGGAGTACAGAAAGAGGCCTTCTAAAGATATATAAGGGCTATATGAGAGAGATAAACGTTTCACGAATAAAAAAGGCCGTAGAAGAGCTTTGTCTTAAGGCTAACTTTACGCTCAGGAAAGACATTCTTAACGCGCTTGAGCGCGCGCTAAAGAAAGAGACGAATCCCCGCGCCAGAAGTATATTAAAGACGATCATCGAAAATGCGCGTCTTGCTAAAGCCAATTCGCTCGCGATCTGCCAGGACACAGGTATGGTATTTGTCCATCTTGATATAGGGCAGAATGTCAGGCTCTTCGGAGGAAGCTTGCGTAAGGCGATAACTGATGGCGTTAAAGAGGCATATGCCAGAGGATGCCTGCGTAAGTCGGTGGTCGGGAATCCTCTCTTTCGCGAGAATACAAAGACGAACACACCCGCCATAATAGTGACGGACATAGTCGACGGTAATAAAGTGAAAATAGATCTCGCGCCCAAAGGTTTCGGAAGCGAGAATAAGAGCATGATAAAGATGTTTAAGCCGACCGCATCGGCCGATGAGATAAAAGATTTTATCATAGATGTTGTGAAGGGCGCCGGGCCCGACGCGTGCCCGCCATTTGTTTTAGGGGTGGGCATAGGCGGGACGTTTGAGGTTGCGGCCGGCCTCGCTAAGAAAGCGCTGATTAGACCGATAGACAGGAAAAACCCCGATAAGCGCCTGGCCAGACTCGAAAAGGAGCTTCTGGAAGAGATGAATTCGCTTGGTATGGGGCCGATGGCGCTCGGAGGAAAAGCTACGGCGCTCGGTGTTAACATACTGAGCTACGCCACTCATATAGCGGGGCTTCCAGTTGCTGTAAATATGAGTTGTCACGCGACGAGGAGCGCTTCAAAGACGCTATGAAACAGAAACATATCACTGCTCCTATTACCTTAGGAGAGCGCAAGAAACTAAGAGCCGGAGACGAAGTGCTATTGAGCGGTATAATATTTACGGCAAGGGACTCTGCGCATAAGCGTTTATTCGATATGATAAAATCCGGCAAGCGCATACCTTTGGATCTGAGGGACACCGTTATATACTATGCGGGGCCCACTCCATCCAGGCCGGGAAGGGCAATAGGTTCATGCGGGCCGACGACAAGTTCCCGTATGGACGCGTTTACGCCTGAGTTGATAAAGCTGGGCCTGGCCGGGATGATAGGGAAGGGCGGTAGGTCCGCCGAAGTGCGAAAGGCAATCAAGAGGCATGCTTCGGTATATTTTCTTGCCACAGGCGGGATAGGGGCTCTGCTTTCGACGAAGGTGAGATCGTCTAAGGCGATACTATTTAAGGAACTCGGCCCCGAAGCTGTTTATAAACTGGAAGTGAAGGACTTTCCGTTAATCGTGGGAATAGACTCGAAAGGGAATGATA
This portion of the Candidatus Omnitrophota bacterium genome encodes:
- the murI gene encoding glutamate racemase; protein product: MNLRKGLPMSDRRPIGIFDSGVGGLTVAQQIQNMLPEEDIVYFGDTARVPYGTKSKETVTKFSVENVEFLMEKDVKLVVVACNTASSLSLDFIKRCFRVPIVGVIEPGAKGAVRSTRNKHIGVIGTNATISSGAYEKAIRKIDPRISVASRSCPLFVPLVEEGWLKEPVTRDIASIYLAPLRASKIDTLIMGCTHYPLLFKVIQDIMGHKVVLIDSAKEVAKEAKVILDSTGLLNSSGRKGKYNFFVSDEPSRFVAVAERFLKKKISCVKRAV
- a CDS encoding FumA C-terminus/TtdB family hydratase beta subunit; this encodes MKQKHITAPITLGERKKLRAGDEVLLSGIIFTARDSAHKRLFDMIKSGKRIPLDLRDTVIYYAGPTPSRPGRAIGSCGPTTSSRMDAFTPELIKLGLAGMIGKGGRSAEVRKAIKRHASVYFLATGGIGALLSTKVRSSKAILFKELGPEAVYKLEVKDFPLIVGIDSKGNDIYDKAGRKKR
- the queD gene encoding 6-carboxytetrahydropterin synthase QueD: MYEIKVKANFSSAHNLRNYRGKCEHLHGHNWNVEAIFAYGKLDKDGMAMDFKDAKAVLKRAIEDMDHSYLNELESFKTMNPTSENIAKLIYGRIKKASAGIKSISVWENGNSCATYTEGPKSR
- the queC gene encoding 7-cyano-7-deazaguanine synthase QueC — encoded protein: MKKAVILLSGGLDSAVTMYVARNKGYECYALIFDYGQRHKKELASARKLARKCGAHLKSVTLTLPWKGSSLVDKEAPLPLGRSAKDITGSGVPSTYVPARNTIFLSIAASYAETIGASAIFIGAHTEDSSGYPDCRLGYLRAFDKVIALGTKRGLESKLRLEFPLIKKDKSGIIKLARSLGAPLQYTWSCYQGRRAPCGKCDSCVLRAKGFKEAGLKDPLYE
- the smpB gene encoding SsrA-binding protein SmpB, with the translated sequence MPDKTIVTNRQARFNYIILESLEAGIALTGTEVKSIRSGNVSLNESFARVDGSEIFIYNMRIAPYEFGNINNPDSMRPRKLLLHRAQIRKFIAETATKHLAIIPLKLYFKNGLAKVEIALAKGKKLYDKRESIKKRDSDREIKRRYSH
- a CDS encoding 7-carboxy-7-deazaguanine synthase QueE yields the protein MSKESAEITEIFSSIQGEGIFAGAKQIFVRFKACNLACSFCDEPRDAAGEIYTPASLMNEIRLLTEKKGPHHSVSLTGGEPLCYTDFLSSFLPLLSKSGRKSYLETNGTLPGELARVIDLIDIVAMDFKLPSSTGERAFWGEHLEFLKIASKKKVFVKAIVTPETTAEDIRQAVSIIKNLNKHVPFILQPATPVKKSDKEVDTGTLLEFMEIGIDNDLEQIRVMPQVHKIMGIK
- a CDS encoding N-acetylmuramoyl-L-alanine amidase, with translation MKFINKVLAVVFVTIFLAGCAAQAPYFKLDPSLQSSIRIIDGYKYLPLTRICDTYKVSCSWDTFAKTASLKAGSNNIVLRSESRIILINGKESKLDRPVVVTDGTVFVPVSFARKTIAPLSAAETAAPQKVPVIEAEKAFTIRTIALDTGHGGKDAGAIGRGRGTKEKDVALTLSKKVRNLLENAGIKVVMIRDNDTFVALPKRSVIANDSGADIFVSIHINASFSKLARGFECYYLSSATDDNARALEAFEDSSLKLSDDADAEHSRRLDKTLWDMTLTENRKESEELAGFICKSVDEEQLIKNNGVKSARFYVLKHTHIPSVLVESGYISNRIEEMKLRDQGFLDKMAEAIVRGILRYKKRYESTEGFTNV
- the queF gene encoding preQ(1) synthase, which produces MKRSLYEGLQGEIRKLKTPRVDTWKNQYPDRDYTIQIDIPEFTCICPKTGLPDFAMIIIKYVPDKECIELKSLKYYTLFYRDVGIFNEHVVNKMLDDFVKSCKPRWMEIFGEFNARGGIKTTVTAEYRKRPSKDI
- a CDS encoding sensor histidine kinase KdpD, with the translated sequence MANEKNNIEEILARVKAEESNRGKLKIFFGAMAGVGKTYSMLEAARVLKKEGIDVVIGYIETHGRAETDALIGDLEILPRKEFPYKNIGLSEFDIDAALKRHPSTILVDELAHSNAPGSRHLKRWQDVEELLDAGINVYTTLNVQHCDSTSDVVAQVTGVTVRETVPDTFVERADDIELVDLSPEDLLKRLKEGKVYFGEQAQRAIQNFFQIGNLIALRQLALQYTSRTVDAKMRSYKKSYSITKVWNVRDRILVCISASPRAVRLIRAGKRIASSLGVEWIVAYVEAISHVPNQKGRTDIAEMMRLAEKLGAETITLVGLNVAETLIEYARSRDITKIIIGKPGKPKWHEFIFGSVINELARKCGEIDLYLMSGETQELSAKYETPALKPFPWKGLLWTMVTVAICTVIDRLLFHHLNLVNLTMVYLLGVTWVAFRYGRRMSIIASILSVLFFDFFFVPPYFTFAVIEAEYSITFIVMLSVGFIIGGLTGRLKQQTTAMRLRENRTQALYYLNRDLAKTSNLDEIFQIAVHYVQEFFKCPVVIFTPSKGKGVTVRFGDTGVLPLSPNEEAVAQWVYTHKKLAGKDTDTLPGSRGIYLPLTGSEKTVGVIGLFPKEEKQLTDPDQLHTLEMFVNQTALAVEGAQLAAAAVKTETEIESERLRNLLLSTFSLDLPAPLKTISAAAAELLKSENINDKSKRDELIQKIRDEARRLRDLSAEMTKIIRSEK
- a CDS encoding fumarate hydratase, with product MREINVSRIKKAVEELCLKANFTLRKDILNALERALKKETNPRARSILKTIIENARLAKANSLAICQDTGMVFVHLDIGQNVRLFGGSLRKAITDGVKEAYARGCLRKSVVGNPLFRENTKTNTPAIIVTDIVDGNKVKIDLAPKGFGSENKSMIKMFKPTASADEIKDFIIDVVKGAGPDACPPFVLGVGIGGTFEVAAGLAKKALIRPIDRKNPDKRLARLEKELLEEMNSLGMGPMALGGKATALGVNILSYATHIAGLPVAVNMSCHATRSASKTL